Within the Pseudomonas putida genome, the region ACAATCGGCTGCAACTTGTCGACGAAGCGGTTGACCGCTGAGGCCATGTCACCAATCTCGTCGCGACTGTCGAGGTTGACGCGCTTGGTCAGGTCACCTTCACCTGCAGCCAAATCGTTGAGTGCGGTGATCAGCAGGCGCAGCTTGCTGAGCACTCGCCGGCCTAGCACCAGGGCCACTACCAGCAAAACACCCACCCCTACCACCACAAGACCCAGCCCGATGCGCCAACGCAGCTCTGCGGCAGCGTGGCGCACGGTTTGTGCGGTATTGGCCTGCATCGCCGTAGCACTGCCCTGTGCGGTTTCCAGGCGCTCGCGCAGGGCCTTGCCGCTGTCCGCTGCGGCGGCACCAAGGCTGTCGCCCACCAACTGCTCTGCACTGGTGATCAAGGCAGCGAAGCGCTGGTCCAGGGCTTTGAGCTCCTGATCGACACCGGCAGTGGATACCCCCATCAGCACCTTGCCGATTTCCGCGCCGTTGGGGCTGATCGAGGCTTCGACGAAGTACACCGAAGGGTCGCGGCGAGCGGCATCCAGTACCTTGTCCAAGGCCCGCTCACCCTGGCCCTTTTCCATCAAGGCCTGGTTGATCGGGTTCTGTCGATTCAGGTAGCGGGTCAGGTGCTGACCCTGGGCGTCGTCATAAATCACGAACAGGACGTTGGGGTTGCGCTGGGCCCGGCGTGCGAAGTCTGAAAGCACCGGCACATCGTTGTCCCAGATAGCCCGCGGGGCGACCGATGCCAGCAGTTGGGCCATGTCGTTGGCCGAGTCCTTAAGGTTTTTTTCCAGTGTTGCGCGCAGTTGCTGCTGCTCAGTTTGCAGCCGCTCGGACAGCCCGGCACTCAGGCGCTGTCGCGTACTGCTGGAAAGGCTGTCGAGGCCGGCGCGTACGTCCTGCCCAGCTTGCTCAAGCTCGCTGGCAAGCTTACGGCTATCGCTGCCCAGGCGCTCGCCCAAGTCGGCCTCAAGGGCAGTGACAGTGCTTCGGGTCAGCGCAACGGCGACCAGCACCTGCACCAAAAGGGCGATACCAAGGGCAACAAACACAGGCCGCAAGAGGCGGCTTCGTAACAGTGAGAGGATGGCAGACACGGTAAAACCCTCGTGCTTTCTGGCGCCACTATTTTGATGGCATCTACAGCAACTTCTTACAGCAAGGGTTGTGCCGGGCAGAGCAGGGAGAAACGCCAAGGTTGAGCAGCGGTGCTATTAGCGCCAAGCCGATGCAAAAACGCCGCGCTCCCTTTCAGGAGCGCGGCGTCAGATCAGCCTGTGGCAGATCAGGCGAACGGATGACGCAGCACGATGGTCTCGTTGCGGTCCGGGCCGGTGGAGATGATATCGATCGGCGCGCCAACCAGCTCCTCGATGCGCTTGATGTAAGCGCGAGCAGCTTCTGGCAGGGCTTCCAGGGACTTGGCGCCCACGGTCGACTCGCTCCAGCCTGGCATCGTTTCATACACCGGCTCCAGGCCGATGTAGCTGTCGGCGTCGGACGGGGCATCGTTAACGGCGCCGTTTGCGTCCTTGTAGCCAACACAGATGTTGATGGTTTCCATGCCGTCCAGTACGTCCAGCTTGGTCAGGCAGATGCCCGAGATGCTGTTGACGTCGATGGCGCGACGCAGGATGACGGCATCGAACCAGCCGCAACGACGGGCACGGCCAGTGGTCGAGCCAAACTCGTGACCACGCTTGGCCAGGCCGGCACCGGTTTCGTCGAACAGTTCGGTCGGGAACGGGCCGGAACCCACGCGCGTGGTGTAGGCCTTGGTGATACCCAGGATATAGTCCAGGTACATCGGGCCAACGCCGGAACCGGTGGAGATACCGCCAGCAGTGGTGTTGGAGCTGGTGACGTACGGGTAGGTACCGTGGTCGATGTCCAGCAGCGAACCCTGGGCGCCTTCGAACATGATGTCCTTGCCGGCACGACGCAGGTTGTGCAGCTCGGCGGTCACGTCGAGCATCATTGGCTTGAGCAGCTCGGCGTATTCCATGCACTCGTCCAGCGTCTGCTGGAAGTCGATGGCCGGCTCTTTGTAGTAATTGACCAGCTGGAAGTTGTGGTAGTCCAGCAGCTCACCGAGCTTTGCAGCAAAACGCTCACGGTGGAACAGGTCGCCGACGCGCAGGCCGCGACGGGCGACCTTGTCTTCATAGGCTGGGCCGATACCGCGGCCGGTGGTGCCGATCTTGGCTTCGCCACGGGCTTTCTCGCGGGCCTGGTCCAAGGCTACGTGGTACGACAGGATCAGCGGAGCAGCCGGGCTGATGCGCAGGCGCTCACGAACCGGTACGCCCTTCTCTTCCAGCTTGGTGATTTCACGCATCAGGGCATCGGGCGCGACGACCACGCCGTTGCCGATCAGGCACTGCACGCCTTCGCGCAGGATGCCGGACGGGATCAGGTGCAGAACGGTTTTTTCACCGTTGATCACCAGCGTGTGGCCAGCGTTGTGGCCACCCTGGTAGCGCACTACGGCGGCAGCATGTTCGGTCAGCAGATCGACGATCTTGCCTTTGCCCTCATCACCCCACTGGGTGCCCAGGACGACGACATTCTTACCCATTACATTGGTCCTCATTCACGCAAACTTGGTTGCCGGCCTACTGCCGACGCAGAAACTCAATGGGTCAGCGGCAGAACCTGCCAGCGCCCGTCTTGCTGAATCAATTGCCGATCACAATCCGCCTCGAGAGCAGCACTCAACGGCTGGCCAGGCAGAGCCTGAACCACACGCTGGCCCTCGTTGCGCAACTGGCAGACCTGCTGCCAGAGGGCCGCGTCACCACTGTCGGGCATCCAGATGCCGCCAGTTGGCAATACGACCTCCGCTCGCCCCAGTGTGACCAGGGTCTTCAAATCCGTGGAGAAACCAGTGGCCGGGCGGGCCCGGCCGAAATCTGCGCCGATGTCGTCGTAGCGCCCGCCCTGGGCGATCGATTGACCTTCGCCAGGCACGAACACGGCGAACACCACACCGGTGTGGTAGTTGTAGCCACGCAGCTCGCCAAGATCGAAATACAGCGGCAGGTCCGGGTAGCGCGCGGCCAGGCGATCAGCTATCGCCAGCAGGTCATCCAGCGCCGCCAGCACGCTGGCTGGGGCGCGGCCCAGGCGCACACGGGCTTCGGCCAGCACTTCGCGGCCACCGCACAGCTCGACCAGCGCGCGCAGCATGTTGCTCAGGTCTTTCGGCAAGTCGGCAGTCAGTGCCTGCACTTCATCGACCGACTTGCGCTGCAGGGCATCGAACAGCTGCTGTTCGACTGCGCCGGACAACCCGGCGGCGCGCGCCAGGCCACGGTAGATGCCGACATGGCCGAGGTCCATGTGCACATCCGCGACGTCGGTCAGTTGCAGCGTGGCGAGCATCAGGCTGATGACTTCGACATCACTGGTAGGGCTGGCGTCGCCGTACAGCTCGGCACCCAGCTGAATCGGGCTGCGCGAGGTGGACAGGGCACGCGGCTGGGCGTGCAGCACACTGCCGGCATAGCACAGGCGGCTCGGGCCTTCGCGGCGCAGGGTGTGGGCGTCGATGCGCGCCACCTGCGGGGTAAAGTCGGCACGGAAGCCCATCAGGCGACCGGACTGCGGGTCGACCACCTTGAAGGTGCGCTGATCCAGGTCCTGGCCGGCGCCGGTAAGCAGCGACTCCAGGTACTCGATATGCGGGGTGACGACCAGTTCGTAGCCCCAACTCTGGAACAGGTCCAACACCTGACGACGCGCGATCTCGATACGCGCAGCCTCAGGTGGCAGTACTTCCTCGATGCCATCTGGCAGTAGCCAGCGGTCTACCGTTGCCATTACGCCATTTCCCCTCTGGTCCGGGCGGCTTGCCTGCAGGCGAGCCGTCAGTAAAGCAGGCATTGGCGCACAGCAGCAGGCAGCACTGATCCCAGCGCCGCCACCGTACCCAATACCCTCGAATTGCCTTGCGAACTGACCAAACCGTCAACTGGCGCTTTGCCAATCAACCTTGCAGACGCAAAAAAGCCGGGAAATTTCCCGGCTGCCTCATCATACACCCCTTTTTAATCAGGATGCACCCCGCCTGGTATTTTAGCTGCCAGGCGGGGCACTTCCCGATCAGAGCATCAGGGCTTGCTCTTGTCCAGGAAGCGGAAGAACTCGTTCTTCGGATCCAGGACCAGCACATCGCTCTTGCTGGTGAAGCTGTCGCGGTATGCCTGAAGGCTACGGTAGAACGCATAGAAATCGGCGTCCTGGGTGTAGGCCTTGGCATAGATGGCGGCCGACTGAGCATCACCATCACCACGGGTTTCTTCCGCTTCACGATAGGCTTCGGCCAGCAGCACGCGGCGCTGACGGTCGGCATCGGCACGGATACCCTCTGCCAGCTCGTTACCCTTGGCACGATGCTCGCGGGCTTCCCGCTCACGCTCGGTGCTCATACGGTCGAACACGCTGCGGTTGACTTCCTTCGGCAGGTCGATGGCCTTGACGCGCACATCGACCACCTCGATACCCAGTTCCTTGTTGGCCATGCGGTTCAGCGATGCGGTGATATCAGCCATCAGCGCATCGCGCTCACCGGACACCACTTCGTGCAGGGTGCGTTTACCGAACTGGTCACGCAGGCCGCTTTCCAGACGACGCGACAGACGTTCATCGGCGATCTGCTTGAGACCGGAAGTCGCGGTATAGAAACGCTCGGCATCCTGAACACGCCACTTGGCGTAGGCGTCGACCATCACCGCTTTCTTCTCCAGGGTCAGGAACCGCTGGGTCGGGGCGTCGAGGGTCATCAGGCGGGCGTCGAACCTGCGCACCTGGTTCACATAAGGAATCTTCACATGCAGGCCAGGCTGGACATCCGCCTGGACCACACGGCCGAATTGCAGCAGTACCGCACGTTCGGTCTGGGCCACGATGTAGAAGCTGTTCCAGGCCACGACGGCCAGCACCACAGCTGCGATCAGGGCGATCAGCGATTTATTGCTCATCAGCGGCTCTCCCTAGTGCGCATCTGCTGCTGTTGCTGTTGCAGGTCCTGCGCCGCACGTGCGGCCGCATCATTGGCCGATGGCGACACACTGGTAGCCGGCGCGGACTTGTTGCGACCGCTTTCGACCATCTTGTCCAGCGGCAGGTAGAGCAGGTTGTTCTGCCCGTCCTTGGTTGCCACCATGACTTTGCTCGTGTTGCTGTAGACCTCTTGCATGGTCTCCAGATACAGACGCTGACGGGTTACGTCAGGTGCCTTGCGGTACTCGGCGAGCAGCTTGGTAAAGCGGTCAGCCTCACCCTTGGCACGGGCGATGACTTCGTCGCGGTAACCGTTGGCGTCCTCGATGATGCGTTGCGCCTGACCACGGGCTTCCGGCACCACGCCATTGGCGTAGGACTCGGCCTGGTTACGGGCACGCTGTTCGTCTTCACGGGCACGGATCACGTCGTCGAAGGCTTCCTGCACTTCACGCGGGGCTGCCGCGCTCTGGACGTTGACCTGGGTGACGGTGATACCGGTACGGTAGTTGTCGAGGAAGCGCTGCAGGCGTTCGCGGATATCCACGGCCATCTGCTCACGACCCTCGGTCAACACCTGGTCCATCGAGGTGGAACCCACCACGTGGCGCAGGGCGCTTTCGGTGGCATGCTGCAGGCTCACCTCGGGCTGGTCGACGTTGAGCACGAAGTCCTGCAGGTTGGTGATCTTGTACTGGACGGTCAGTGGCACCTCGACGATGTTCTCGTCTTCGGTGAGCATCTGGCCCTGCTTGGTGTAGGCACGCTCACGCGTGACGTTTTCCATGTACTTGCGATCGATCGGCGGGAAGTAGATGTTCAGGCCGGGACCGACCGTTTCATAGTACTTGCCGAAGCGCAGCACGACGGCCTGCTCCTGCTCGTCGACCACGTACACGGCGCTGTACAGCCAGATGGCAGCCAGCACCGCCAGGCCGATGCCCAGCAGGCCGTAGCCGCCACCCTTGCCGACATTGCGGTCACCGCCGCCACGTTTCTTGCCGCTGCCGAACATGCCGTTAAGGCTGTCCTGCAGTTTGCGGAAGGCCTCGTCCAGATCCGGCGGGCCTTTTTTATCGCCACCGCCGCCACCACCACCGCGGCGACCGCCCCAGGGATCCTGATTGTTCGAGTTGCCACCCGGCTCGTTCCAAGCCATAGCGCTCTCCATCTGATAAAGCAAAGACGCGCCCACGGCGCGCCGTCCAATGCTACAGAATGCCTGCCACTGCTGCCCGACGACCTCGGCGGGCATTTATTGCAAAG harbors:
- the hflC gene encoding protease modulator HflC is translated as MSNKSLIALIAAVVLAVVAWNSFYIVAQTERAVLLQFGRVVQADVQPGLHVKIPYVNQVRRFDARLMTLDAPTQRFLTLEKKAVMVDAYAKWRVQDAERFYTATSGLKQIADERLSRRLESGLRDQFGKRTLHEVVSGERDALMADITASLNRMANKELGIEVVDVRVKAIDLPKEVNRSVFDRMSTEREREAREHRAKGNELAEGIRADADRQRRVLLAEAYREAEETRGDGDAQSAAIYAKAYTQDADFYAFYRSLQAYRDSFTSKSDVLVLDPKNEFFRFLDKSKP
- a CDS encoding ATP phosphoribosyltransferase regulatory subunit, which codes for MATVDRWLLPDGIEEVLPPEAARIEIARRQVLDLFQSWGYELVVTPHIEYLESLLTGAGQDLDQRTFKVVDPQSGRLMGFRADFTPQVARIDAHTLRREGPSRLCYAGSVLHAQPRALSTSRSPIQLGAELYGDASPTSDVEVISLMLATLQLTDVADVHMDLGHVGIYRGLARAAGLSGAVEQQLFDALQRKSVDEVQALTADLPKDLSNMLRALVELCGGREVLAEARVRLGRAPASVLAALDDLLAIADRLAARYPDLPLYFDLGELRGYNYHTGVVFAVFVPGEGQSIAQGGRYDDIGADFGRARPATGFSTDLKTLVTLGRAEVVLPTGGIWMPDSGDAALWQQVCQLRNEGQRVVQALPGQPLSAALEADCDRQLIQQDGRWQVLPLTH
- a CDS encoding adenylosuccinate synthase produces the protein MGKNVVVLGTQWGDEGKGKIVDLLTEHAAAVVRYQGGHNAGHTLVINGEKTVLHLIPSGILREGVQCLIGNGVVVAPDALMREITKLEEKGVPVRERLRISPAAPLILSYHVALDQAREKARGEAKIGTTGRGIGPAYEDKVARRGLRVGDLFHRERFAAKLGELLDYHNFQLVNYYKEPAIDFQQTLDECMEYAELLKPMMLDVTAELHNLRRAGKDIMFEGAQGSLLDIDHGTYPYVTSSNTTAGGISTGSGVGPMYLDYILGITKAYTTRVGSGPFPTELFDETGAGLAKRGHEFGSTTGRARRCGWFDAVILRRAIDVNSISGICLTKLDVLDGMETINICVGYKDANGAVNDAPSDADSYIGLEPVYETMPGWSESTVGAKSLEALPEAARAYIKRIEELVGAPIDIISTGPDRNETIVLRHPFA
- the hflK gene encoding FtsH protease activity modulator HflK, which produces MAWNEPGGNSNNQDPWGGRRGGGGGGGDKKGPPDLDEAFRKLQDSLNGMFGSGKKRGGGDRNVGKGGGYGLLGIGLAVLAAIWLYSAVYVVDEQEQAVVLRFGKYYETVGPGLNIYFPPIDRKYMENVTRERAYTKQGQMLTEDENIVEVPLTVQYKITNLQDFVLNVDQPEVSLQHATESALRHVVGSTSMDQVLTEGREQMAVDIRERLQRFLDNYRTGITVTQVNVQSAAAPREVQEAFDDVIRAREDEQRARNQAESYANGVVPEARGQAQRIIEDANGYRDEVIARAKGEADRFTKLLAEYRKAPDVTRQRLYLETMQEVYSNTSKVMVATKDGQNNLLYLPLDKMVESGRNKSAPATSVSPSANDAAARAAQDLQQQQQQMRTRESR